One part of the Tunicatimonas pelagia genome encodes these proteins:
- a CDS encoding UxaA family hydrolase, whose product MRQRVLRIHPNDNVIVALDQLTIGESVQLESDIYEIRQDIPPKHKFAQEDFQPGDTIVMYGVRVGKAVQAIRQGEAITTENVHHDAESYNLREQQYQWQPPSVSQWQETTFEGYYRADGKVGVANYWLVIPLVFCENRNLRVMREALVKELGYNRSQGHRFNVRSLVDQYQAGATSDDLLTAPITLSNHSSGQHRTFPNVDGIQFLTHEGGCGGTRQDAQTLCALFAGYITHANVAGATVLSLGCQNAEDKLLMEEIKKRDANFSKPLHILEQQQSASEEEFLAEAIKKTFVGLTQANQLERKPAPLSKLVVGLECGGSDGFSGISANPAVGHTADLLVALGGSVVLSEFPELCGVEQELTDRCADRATAERFISLMRAYSRRAEEAGSGFDMNPSPGNIKDGLITDAIKSAGAAKKGGTSPIVDVLDYPEPVTKAGLNLLCTPGNDVESTTGLAGAGATIILFTTGLGTPTGNAVAPTLKIASNATLAKRMSDIIDVNAGTVISGEDTIERKGEEILNTIIRTAGGHYVPKAVQLGQDDFIPWKRGVSL is encoded by the coding sequence ATGCGCCAACGAGTTCTGCGTATTCACCCAAACGATAATGTTATTGTAGCCCTCGATCAGTTAACGATCGGTGAGAGCGTTCAGCTTGAATCAGATATTTATGAAATCCGGCAGGATATACCGCCTAAACATAAGTTTGCCCAGGAAGACTTTCAGCCGGGTGATACTATTGTAATGTACGGAGTACGAGTGGGTAAGGCGGTGCAGGCTATTCGTCAGGGGGAAGCCATCACTACCGAAAATGTTCATCATGATGCTGAGAGCTATAATCTGCGGGAGCAGCAGTACCAATGGCAACCACCATCGGTAAGCCAGTGGCAAGAAACTACGTTTGAAGGGTACTACCGAGCCGATGGAAAGGTAGGCGTAGCAAATTACTGGTTGGTTATTCCATTGGTTTTCTGCGAGAATCGTAATCTCCGGGTTATGCGTGAAGCACTAGTAAAAGAGCTAGGCTACAATCGTTCTCAAGGCCATCGGTTTAATGTGCGTTCTCTGGTGGATCAATATCAGGCAGGAGCTACTTCGGATGATTTGCTTACGGCACCTATCACGCTATCAAACCACTCTTCCGGTCAGCACCGCACCTTTCCGAACGTAGACGGAATACAGTTTCTCACCCACGAGGGAGGCTGTGGGGGCACCCGCCAGGATGCCCAAACGCTGTGTGCATTATTTGCGGGTTATATCACTCACGCCAACGTAGCGGGAGCTACGGTGCTCAGCCTGGGTTGTCAGAATGCGGAAGATAAGTTGTTAATGGAGGAGATTAAAAAGCGGGATGCTAACTTTAGCAAACCACTGCATATTCTGGAGCAACAGCAAAGTGCCTCGGAAGAAGAGTTTCTGGCCGAAGCGATCAAAAAAACCTTCGTAGGATTAACCCAGGCCAACCAGCTAGAGCGAAAACCGGCCCCGCTTAGTAAACTAGTTGTTGGACTGGAGTGCGGCGGTTCCGATGGGTTTTCTGGTATTTCGGCCAACCCGGCGGTAGGACATACCGCTGATCTATTAGTGGCTTTAGGAGGCTCGGTAGTACTATCAGAGTTCCCGGAGCTGTGTGGGGTAGAGCAGGAGCTAACCGATCGTTGTGCTGACCGAGCTACAGCCGAACGGTTCATCAGTCTGATGCGAGCGTACAGCCGTCGGGCTGAGGAAGCAGGTAGTGGCTTCGATATGAACCCCTCTCCCGGAAATATTAAAGACGGACTCATTACAGATGCTATTAAATCGGCGGGAGCGGCCAAAAAAGGTGGCACCTCTCCGATAGTAGATGTATTGGATTATCCTGAACCCGTCACTAAAGCTGGTCTCAACCTGCTTTGTACTCCCGGCAATGATGTAGAATCAACTACCGGCTTAGCAGGGGCGGGGGCTACTATTATTCTGTTCACTACAGGCTTAGGAACTCCTACCGGAAACGCGGTGGCTCCCACCTTGAAGATAGCGAGTAACGCCACTTTGGCTAAACGGATGAGCGATATTATTGACGTTAACGCGGGCACAGTAATCTCAGGTGAAGATACTATTGAGCGTAAAGGCGAAGAAATCTTGAACACTATTATCCGTACTGCCGGAGGTCATTATGTTCCTAAGGCCGTCCAACTGGGGCAGGATGATTTTATTCCCTGGAAGCGCGGAGTATCTCTATAA
- a CDS encoding DUF2480 family protein, whose amino-acid sequence MSNETEIINRVANSPLVTFDLEEYYLPGERMVYDIKDNLFQEMVLREKDFRAFVKEHDWSQYQDKYVALTCSVDAIVPTWAYMLLATKLEPYTQRVIFGSLSTLELVLFQEALSQVDPADFQDAKVVVKGCGNLPVPDFAYVEITRLLRPYVSTIMYGEPCSTVPLYKRPKNLS is encoded by the coding sequence ATGAGCAACGAGACCGAAATTATTAATAGAGTAGCGAATAGCCCGCTAGTTACGTTTGACCTGGAAGAGTACTACCTACCGGGCGAGCGAATGGTATACGACATTAAAGATAATCTATTTCAGGAAATGGTTTTGCGGGAGAAAGATTTTCGAGCGTTTGTGAAAGAACACGATTGGTCGCAATACCAAGACAAGTACGTCGCCTTAACCTGCTCAGTAGATGCTATCGTGCCTACTTGGGCGTACATGCTACTGGCTACTAAGCTAGAACCCTACACCCAACGGGTAATCTTCGGCTCACTCAGCACACTAGAGTTAGTTTTGTTCCAAGAAGCGCTATCTCAAGTAGACCCTGCCGACTTTCAAGATGCTAAGGTGGTAGTAAAAGGTTGCGGTAACCTTCCAGTGCCCGATTTTGCCTACGTAGAAATCACCCGTTTACTTCGCCCCTACGTCAGCACTATTATGTACGGTGAACCATGTAGTACAGTTCCTCTGTACAAACGTCCAAAAAATCTTTCTTGA
- a CDS encoding PAS domain-containing sensor histidine kinase, with translation MTTKSATLEHLLWTSSTIGIGIVNSQRKLIEANPTFCNIYGYSLDELLHQSVDKLAPQHFRDQAQLHYQNYVNGDAYKGYQFIQRQDGSRQYVQLSTDAITLDSEEPGQLITMTALPFPEARTKVLPEIADSLSNVFLFECNALGQCLRSNKAAQQRLDIHPQEFLRQSVAIYSGHIQRTVPIAELLSERAHWENSEWQLYPESTRSQWMLVNARVSERNTTVVCLVSIQEQKRLEDTLTKILKTERASNEHLQHFLCGATHDLKAPTASLLGLLNIFQNEEDEEGKELYLRLMEKSLHRLNEFIYEIVDYSKNKDRRLRQESIDFEKLVNDVFDNLGYSAQAVQIERVINVHQSGTFYSDPHNVNVILSNLISNAYKYSSTHRRSSEVRVSIFASEREATIQVADNGLGIAKEHLNKIFDMFYRASVQESGSGLGLYLVKEVIDKMKGSIHVDSTLGEGTTFTVRLPAVLLAPSQEQMSLNL, from the coding sequence ATGACCACTAAGTCAGCTACGCTAGAACATCTATTATGGACATCTTCAACTATTGGAATCGGGATTGTAAATAGCCAGCGAAAACTGATAGAAGCTAATCCAACTTTTTGTAACATCTACGGGTATTCACTTGACGAATTGCTTCACCAGTCGGTAGACAAATTAGCCCCTCAGCACTTTCGCGACCAAGCTCAGTTACATTATCAAAATTACGTGAATGGTGATGCTTATAAAGGTTACCAGTTTATTCAGCGGCAAGATGGAAGTCGGCAGTACGTTCAGCTATCAACCGATGCTATCACCCTGGACTCTGAAGAACCTGGCCAGCTCATAACAATGACGGCACTGCCATTTCCTGAAGCTCGAACCAAGGTTTTACCGGAAATCGCTGACTCTTTATCTAACGTGTTCTTATTTGAATGCAATGCTTTAGGTCAGTGTTTGCGGAGCAATAAGGCAGCTCAACAGCGGTTAGATATTCATCCGCAGGAATTTCTGCGCCAGTCGGTAGCAATCTACAGCGGTCATATCCAAAGAACGGTTCCTATAGCGGAATTATTAAGTGAAAGGGCACACTGGGAGAACTCCGAATGGCAGCTATATCCTGAAAGTACCCGGTCTCAGTGGATGCTGGTCAATGCTCGGGTATCGGAAAGAAACACTACAGTAGTTTGCTTGGTATCCATTCAAGAGCAAAAGCGACTAGAAGATACGCTGACCAAAATACTGAAAACCGAACGGGCTTCTAATGAGCATCTTCAGCATTTCTTATGTGGTGCCACCCACGATTTGAAAGCCCCCACAGCCTCTCTACTTGGGTTGCTCAACATCTTTCAAAATGAAGAAGATGAGGAAGGAAAAGAATTATACCTACGGTTAATGGAGAAGAGCCTCCATCGCCTCAATGAATTTATTTACGAGATTGTAGACTACTCTAAAAATAAAGACCGGAGGTTACGCCAAGAGTCCATAGACTTTGAAAAGTTAGTAAATGATGTATTCGATAATCTAGGCTACAGTGCTCAAGCGGTTCAGATAGAAAGGGTTATAAATGTTCATCAATCCGGCACATTTTACTCTGACCCTCACAATGTTAACGTAATTTTGAGCAACCTAATCAGCAATGCTTATAAATATAGTAGTACTCACCGCCGCTCGAGTGAAGTACGGGTATCAATATTTGCTTCAGAACGAGAGGCCACCATTCAAGTGGCTGATAACGGACTAGGTATTGCTAAGGAACACTTGAATAAAATATTTGATATGTTCTATCGAGCTAGTGTTCAGGAAAGCGGCTCAGGATTAGGGCTGTATCTGGTGAAAGAGGTGATTGACAAAATGAAGGGAAGTATTCACGTAGACTCTACTTTAGGCGAAGGAACTACGTTTACGGTGCGCTTACCAGCCGTGCTTCTTGCACCTTCACAAGAGCAGATGTCGCTAAATTTATAG
- a CDS encoding P63C domain-containing protein translates to MKKIKNSSKKTVEQLRKEQEDNALRKQLAISPDLLIQRKGSDKALEQRAEKIKLISGETIDLKELAEYIDDKINTYKSRFTQGWYKEVFRLNGWEIPKNGKISKKPQVVAKYTIDIIYGRFPKEVLPVLEHQNKYDKIGIRLFKHFQFLTPEKVTKLEDYIKESEVIMKRCKTWSQFEKEHAKVYGLPFQLSIFD, encoded by the coding sequence ATGAAAAAGATTAAAAATTCAAGTAAGAAAACCGTAGAGCAGTTAAGAAAAGAACAGGAAGATAATGCCTTACGGAAGCAATTGGCAATTAGCCCTGACTTACTAATTCAACGTAAAGGTTCTGATAAAGCCCTTGAACAAAGGGCTGAGAAGATTAAACTAATCAGTGGAGAAACTATAGACCTTAAAGAGCTAGCTGAATACATTGATGACAAGATCAACACTTATAAATCTAGATTTACACAAGGTTGGTATAAAGAGGTATTTCGTCTAAATGGTTGGGAGATACCCAAAAACGGAAAAATATCTAAAAAACCACAGGTCGTGGCTAAATATACCATTGACATCATATATGGTCGTTTTCCAAAAGAAGTATTACCAGTACTAGAGCATCAAAATAAGTATGACAAAATAGGCATCAGATTATTTAAGCATTTCCAATTTCTGACTCCTGAAAAAGTAACAAAGTTGGAAGATTATATTAAAGAATCAGAAGTGATAATGAAGCGTTGTAAAACTTGGAGTCAGTTTGAAAAGGAACATGCAAAAGTATATGGATTGCCATTTCAACTAAGCATCTTTGACTAG
- a CDS encoding tape measure protein encodes MPKVYEYTLKLRDNVSPTLQKLNKLVGKSNTTFGKLKRMAGRAGNALYDAGRKGAKGMREYVNRLSEAAKKTRVFNKQVNGLRNTVIGFLSVTAGAQLFAGVVNATARMESLNNAIAFASGSTQEARKNLEFLDNTVDALGLDLMATKDGFRLFAGAMRGSKLAGEATREIFESVGIASASMNLTADQTKGTFKALSDMMGKGKVEAEELRGQLGERIPGAFNIAARAMGMTSGELDKFMSDGKLLAEDFLPRFAQQLRREFVGGLDDATNSLQANLNRARNEWTRLQVFFGGMLAPTIVKVAKALGTMLLYVKENWDTIKRYSSYLAGAIGIFAAYKVTFIGVASALKLATTATALLRGQMTLLNLVAAANPIGMVTIGIMAVAGAAVWAYNKFETFRGGVWGLWEAFKEVFANIGTLATETFGGLKEMIAGALSFDAKRMMKGIAQAKHASSVFGNQVASKYRKGYHEGTQKEPLSLDMLLGNLPSTDKYRDKLNELLAGLGNEFDTSTFTSVPKKQQKVKNNPFQRYEELLSLASNQGSLGANQRKGLQSSIISGYEQLEGMLAKFRVAERTGQKFKSLEGINRGRVESTLGQLSGYYADAVNSQNAEKEAEEERRGLEAITGGGKKVTNIYIQQPKMAETIEMHVQDATGGVEEVSEKFEEYFYKMLNDFNRNGGQ; translated from the coding sequence ATGCCAAAAGTCTATGAATATACGCTCAAGCTTCGCGATAACGTTAGCCCTACGCTACAGAAGCTCAACAAACTAGTAGGGAAGTCCAATACTACTTTTGGCAAGTTGAAGCGTATGGCGGGCCGAGCCGGAAACGCCTTATATGATGCGGGACGAAAAGGGGCGAAAGGTATGCGGGAGTACGTGAACCGACTCTCTGAAGCAGCCAAGAAAACCCGGGTATTCAATAAGCAAGTAAACGGGCTTCGGAATACTGTTATCGGATTTCTATCGGTGACTGCCGGGGCGCAATTGTTTGCAGGAGTCGTAAACGCTACTGCCCGAATGGAAAGCCTCAATAATGCCATCGCCTTTGCTTCAGGAAGCACCCAGGAAGCGCGTAAGAATTTAGAGTTTCTGGATAACACCGTAGATGCGCTTGGTTTGGATTTGATGGCCACCAAAGATGGTTTTCGGCTTTTTGCGGGAGCGATGCGCGGCAGTAAACTGGCGGGGGAGGCGACCCGTGAAATTTTTGAATCCGTTGGTATTGCCAGTGCCTCCATGAACCTGACGGCTGACCAGACAAAGGGAACGTTCAAAGCACTCTCTGATATGATGGGCAAAGGGAAAGTGGAGGCAGAGGAGTTGCGAGGACAATTGGGTGAGCGGATTCCAGGGGCCTTCAATATTGCCGCGCGGGCAATGGGAATGACCAGTGGGGAGTTAGACAAATTTATGAGTGATGGCAAGCTGCTAGCAGAAGATTTTCTACCCCGTTTTGCCCAACAACTACGCCGTGAGTTTGTCGGAGGGCTAGACGATGCTACCAACTCACTTCAGGCGAATCTTAATCGGGCTAGAAATGAGTGGACTCGGTTACAAGTATTCTTTGGGGGTATGTTAGCCCCTACCATTGTGAAAGTCGCCAAAGCACTGGGAACGATGCTGCTGTATGTTAAAGAGAACTGGGATACCATCAAACGATACAGCTCCTATCTGGCCGGGGCAATCGGTATTTTTGCCGCCTATAAAGTTACCTTTATAGGGGTTGCTAGTGCCCTTAAATTGGCGACTACTGCAACGGCTTTATTGCGGGGGCAAATGACCTTGCTGAACCTGGTAGCCGCAGCGAACCCAATTGGCATGGTCACCATTGGAATTATGGCAGTAGCCGGGGCGGCTGTCTGGGCATACAATAAATTTGAAACATTCCGAGGGGGAGTGTGGGGGCTATGGGAAGCCTTCAAAGAAGTGTTTGCTAATATTGGTACACTGGCGACAGAAACTTTTGGGGGATTGAAAGAAATGATAGCGGGAGCTCTGTCCTTTGATGCCAAACGTATGATGAAGGGTATTGCCCAAGCGAAACACGCTTCTAGCGTATTTGGCAACCAAGTTGCTTCTAAGTACAGAAAGGGGTACCACGAAGGCACACAAAAAGAACCCCTGAGCCTGGATATGCTACTCGGCAACCTTCCTTCTACCGATAAATACCGTGATAAGCTCAACGAGCTGTTAGCCGGACTAGGTAATGAATTTGATACATCTACTTTCACTTCCGTACCGAAAAAACAGCAAAAGGTAAAAAACAATCCGTTCCAACGCTACGAGGAATTATTGTCACTGGCTAGTAACCAGGGTTCACTGGGGGCTAACCAGCGCAAGGGCTTGCAAAGCTCGATCATTAGTGGGTACGAGCAACTGGAGGGAATGCTCGCTAAGTTTCGCGTAGCGGAGCGCACGGGGCAAAAATTCAAAAGCCTGGAAGGTATCAATCGGGGGCGGGTAGAATCTACCCTGGGGCAACTCAGTGGGTACTATGCCGATGCGGTTAATAGCCAGAATGCGGAGAAAGAAGCGGAAGAAGAGCGGCGAGGGTTGGAAGCCATTACAGGGGGAGGCAAGAAAGTTACGAACATCTATATCCAACAACCCAAGATGGCCGAAACGATTGAAATGCACGTACAAGATGCCACCGGGGGAGTCGAAGAAGTGAGTGAGAAATTTGAGGAGTACTTCTATAAAATGCTGAATGACTTTAACCGAAATGGAGGACAATAA
- a CDS encoding ImmA/IrrE family metallo-endopeptidase, with protein sequence MADDLDGIDLSNLLQSYNDDDKRGLKERWEMQLGKLQINQTRALEIMQMESRALHGLLKGTGSRVDIISLKKLSRFLEIPVGEAVNLYLESLKKPHEEQIHTLERRKFIAENFNLKELKNEGVIDDATDLDHVERELVRIFNYDSIFDYRKDVVNPAYSSAKLASDVQVLNYWIEYARKVFRKIQNPIPYDRQALIEYFPTIRWHSMSVEKGIWEVIKVLYRMGITVIYLPKFKKLHIRGATFSVNKKPSIVLSDYKGNYATIWFALLHELHHVLFDWDDILINSYHISDKTDFYTEVEVEDVANQFAKDYLFSDEKVQEVLPHYNNRIFIEEYARLNHVHPSIVYTMIALERDSWGWLQEFLPDINRYLWAVKEINHKMSASEVAKFYNDKIYNLNYEKD encoded by the coding sequence ATGGCAGACGATTTGGACGGTATTGATCTTAGCAATCTTTTGCAATCCTATAATGATGACGATAAAAGAGGATTGAAAGAGAGGTGGGAAATGCAGTTAGGAAAATTACAAATTAATCAGACTCGAGCCCTTGAAATTATGCAAATGGAGAGTCGAGCGTTACACGGACTCCTCAAAGGAACAGGTAGCAGAGTAGATATAATATCATTAAAGAAGTTGTCACGATTTTTAGAAATTCCAGTAGGTGAGGCTGTTAATCTTTACCTAGAATCATTAAAAAAACCACATGAGGAGCAAATCCACACTCTCGAGAGAAGAAAATTTATAGCAGAAAATTTTAACCTTAAAGAGTTGAAAAATGAAGGTGTCATTGATGATGCAACTGATCTAGATCACGTGGAGAGGGAGTTAGTTAGGATATTTAATTACGATTCTATTTTTGACTATAGAAAGGATGTAGTGAATCCAGCTTACAGTTCAGCAAAGCTTGCTAGTGATGTTCAGGTGCTTAACTACTGGATAGAGTATGCCCGAAAAGTTTTTCGAAAAATACAGAACCCTATCCCGTATGATAGGCAAGCTTTGATCGAATATTTTCCAACAATTCGATGGCATTCAATGAGTGTCGAGAAAGGAATCTGGGAAGTTATTAAAGTCTTATACAGAATGGGTATCACCGTTATATATCTTCCAAAATTTAAAAAACTACACATCAGAGGTGCTACATTTTCAGTCAACAAAAAACCGTCCATTGTTTTGTCCGATTATAAGGGTAATTACGCTACAATATGGTTTGCTCTTTTACATGAATTACATCATGTCCTTTTCGATTGGGATGATATTTTGATTAACTCATACCACATTTCTGATAAAACTGATTTTTATACAGAAGTGGAGGTTGAAGATGTCGCTAATCAATTCGCAAAAGATTACTTGTTCTCCGACGAGAAGGTTCAAGAGGTTTTACCTCACTATAATAACCGAATATTTATTGAGGAATATGCTAGGCTTAATCATGTTCATCCAAGCATAGTATATACAATGATAGCTCTAGAAAGAGATAGTTGGGGATGGTTACAAGAATTCTTGCCAGATATTAATAGGTATTTGTGGGCGGTTAAGGAGATAAATCATAAAATGTCAGCATCAGAGGTTGCAAAATTTTATAACGATAAAATATACAATCTAAACTATGAAAAAGATTAA
- the tsaB gene encoding tRNA (adenosine(37)-N6)-threonylcarbamoyltransferase complex dimerization subunit type 1 TsaB, whose amino-acid sequence MIILSIETATKTCSVALHQNRTLLGLQEVHLDKSHSSLLHVMIDNLLQHCEVERSQLNAVAVSIGPGSYTGLRIGVSAVKGIGYALDIPVIAVNTLEAMTRGMQDSNLAKNWLCPMLDARRMEVYCLLQDDTGKLMKKTQPLVIDEESFRPELDQHSITFFGNGSDKCQPLLQHPNAHFVPNALPSARWVGELALRKYEEEDFEDLAYFVPFYLKEYRTTQPKKKLLR is encoded by the coding sequence ATGATTATTCTCAGTATAGAAACAGCGACTAAAACCTGCTCGGTAGCCTTACATCAGAATAGAACGTTGCTTGGTTTGCAGGAAGTACACTTAGATAAGTCGCACTCGTCGCTGTTGCACGTGATGATCGATAATCTGCTTCAACACTGCGAGGTAGAACGTAGCCAGCTTAATGCGGTAGCCGTGTCCATCGGTCCGGGTTCCTACACCGGCTTACGCATCGGAGTATCAGCAGTGAAAGGTATTGGCTACGCGCTGGATATTCCGGTTATTGCCGTCAACACACTGGAAGCAATGACTCGGGGAATGCAAGATTCTAACTTAGCTAAGAATTGGTTATGTCCGATGTTGGATGCCCGCCGGATGGAAGTGTACTGCCTATTGCAGGATGATACGGGTAAGCTAATGAAAAAAACACAACCACTCGTTATAGATGAAGAATCATTCCGACCGGAATTAGATCAACACTCAATTACCTTCTTCGGCAATGGAAGTGATAAGTGTCAACCATTGTTGCAGCACCCTAACGCGCACTTCGTACCCAATGCGCTTCCCTCTGCCCGTTGGGTAGGCGAACTAGCATTACGAAAGTACGAAGAAGAAGATTTTGAAGACCTAGCCTATTTTGTCCCTTTTTATCTAAAGGAATACCGCACCACTCAACCCAAGAAGAAGCTATTACGTTGA
- a CDS encoding serpin family protein, giving the protein MKLDSSRYWVKIGMLLTIVVLGWGCQKDGVQPEAKLPAVRELSGEERELVKSVNDFAFDLVRQATHQSSAQNVFLSPLSVNLAMSLMLNGSAESTREQLYQFLDFDVLSPLEINKAYSELIPFLQELDPEVDFSLANAIWYDQRLSISTFYQDMLLAYYNAHAIDLNFKSKRAGTVIQKWVENQMPYKLSQPLTLPSSRAKLYMTNAVQFSGKWAVPFREEFTRPAKFYLPNGNSITTDMMYADQAAYRYHETELASYIDIPYGNQQYSMTLVMPKTEDSLHHLAGSLNAEKLSSILDAADTLEQGLYLPKFAINYQVSLKNMLSQLGMGIAFQDSANFSLFFSEANQQPHLNDMLHQASIEISEIGAKAASLTSTLPVESTAPSVRIDRSFLFFIREQHSGVILFAGILTNPVI; this is encoded by the coding sequence ATGAAGCTAGATAGTAGTCGGTACTGGGTAAAAATTGGGATGCTCTTAACGATTGTGGTGCTAGGCTGGGGTTGCCAGAAAGATGGGGTGCAGCCGGAGGCTAAGCTTCCTGCGGTTCGGGAGCTTTCCGGCGAAGAGCGGGAGTTGGTGAAATCAGTAAACGATTTTGCCTTTGATCTTGTCCGTCAGGCTACCCATCAATCATCAGCCCAAAACGTGTTTTTATCGCCGCTTAGTGTAAACTTAGCCATGAGCCTGATGCTCAATGGCTCGGCCGAATCTACCCGAGAGCAGCTTTATCAATTCTTAGATTTTGACGTGCTCTCGCCACTGGAGATCAATAAAGCATATAGTGAGCTTATTCCCTTTCTGCAAGAATTAGATCCTGAGGTTGATTTTTCATTAGCTAATGCCATCTGGTACGATCAGCGTTTGTCGATCAGTACATTTTACCAAGACATGCTTCTGGCGTACTACAATGCTCATGCTATTGATCTAAATTTCAAAAGTAAGCGAGCCGGTACTGTTATCCAGAAGTGGGTAGAAAATCAGATGCCGTACAAATTATCCCAGCCACTTACCCTGCCGAGTTCTCGAGCTAAACTGTACATGACCAATGCGGTACAGTTCAGCGGAAAGTGGGCGGTGCCTTTCCGAGAAGAGTTTACCCGTCCGGCTAAATTCTACTTGCCTAATGGCAATAGTATTACTACGGATATGATGTACGCTGACCAAGCAGCGTACCGATACCATGAGACTGAGCTAGCCTCATATATCGATATTCCTTACGGAAACCAACAGTACAGCATGACGTTGGTAATGCCGAAAACAGAAGATAGTTTACATCATTTGGCTGGTTCTTTAAACGCGGAGAAACTATCTTCTATTCTAGATGCAGCCGATACCTTAGAGCAAGGGCTGTACTTACCGAAATTTGCGATCAACTATCAGGTATCTTTAAAAAATATGCTTTCTCAATTGGGAATGGGCATTGCGTTTCAAGATAGTGCCAACTTTTCTTTATTCTTCTCCGAGGCTAACCAACAGCCTCACTTAAATGATATGTTGCACCAAGCCTCCATTGAAATTAGTGAGATTGGAGCTAAAGCGGCATCGCTCACATCTACTTTGCCAGTAGAAAGTACTGCACCTTCTGTTCGGATAGATCGGTCTTTTCTGTTTTTTATTCGGGAGCAGCACTCCGGTGTGATTTTATTTGCGGGAATACTCACAAATCCGGTAATTTAG
- a CDS encoding aldose 1-epimerase family protein, protein MANYVLENDHLIATFTTEGAELTSVQSKASKQEYIWQADPAVWARHAPVLFPIVGRLKDDQYQWNNDTYSMSQHGFARDHNFSVIDQSNAEITFGLTASPETQKMYPFNFVFDIRYTLQENELTVAYRVANQGQDEMLFSIGAHPAFYCPTQRDQKLEEYHLQFEKPETLNRHLLQGGLRNGKTEPLLNNEDVLPLHRQLFESDAIIFKGIASSWVRIVRQSDGQPLVTVTFAGFPYLGVWQKVGSDFYCIEPWYGLADKKEGQVDFSEKEGVMKLSPEEQFTADYQIKFH, encoded by the coding sequence ATGGCAAACTATGTTCTGGAAAACGATCACTTAATCGCAACCTTTACCACCGAAGGAGCGGAGCTGACCAGCGTTCAAAGTAAAGCAAGTAAGCAGGAATACATTTGGCAGGCTGATCCGGCCGTGTGGGCGCGTCACGCTCCGGTACTGTTTCCTATTGTGGGGCGGCTAAAAGACGATCAGTATCAGTGGAATAACGATACTTACTCCATGAGCCAGCATGGTTTTGCCCGCGATCATAATTTTTCAGTCATCGATCAATCTAATGCGGAAATTACCTTCGGGCTGACAGCCTCTCCCGAAACCCAGAAAATGTACCCGTTCAACTTTGTGTTCGATATTCGGTATACGCTTCAGGAGAATGAACTCACGGTTGCTTATCGGGTGGCAAACCAGGGGCAAGATGAGATGCTATTTTCTATTGGAGCTCATCCGGCTTTTTACTGCCCCACCCAGCGGGATCAAAAGTTGGAGGAGTACCATTTACAATTTGAGAAACCGGAAACCCTAAATCGCCACTTACTGCAAGGTGGGCTTAGAAATGGTAAAACTGAACCGCTACTAAACAATGAAGACGTACTTCCTCTACATCGCCAACTATTCGAATCTGATGCCATTATCTTCAAAGGCATAGCTTCCAGCTGGGTGCGTATTGTTCGGCAATCGGATGGGCAACCACTGGTAACGGTGACTTTTGCTGGATTCCCCTACTTAGGAGTATGGCAGAAGGTAGGATCCGACTTCTACTGTATTGAACCATGGTATGGTTTGGCAGATAAGAAAGAAGGGCAAGTGGACTTTTCTGAGAAAGAAGGTGTTATGAAACTGTCGCCGGAAGAACAATTTACGGCAGACTATCAAATAAAATTTCACTAA